In Terriglobales bacterium, the genomic stretch GTCGGTGGCTGCGCGAGGGCGGGCAGAGAGACTACGCAGCAAACCAGGAAGGCGCCGATGGGTCGCATGGGCTTCTCCGCGCACGGAATTCTAGAACAGCCTCCTTAGTTTGAGCGCAAGATTCGGATTGGACACAGGACCAATTTCTGTTAAGAACACGAGAATGGACACGCCCCGACGTATCGAAGTCTTCTTCTACGGCCTGTTCATGGACGTCGAGCTCCTGCGCGGCAAGGGCGCCGAACCGCAGAAACTTCGCGCGGGATCGGTTCCGGGGTACTCGCTGCGCATCGGCCAGCGTGCCACGCTGGCGCCCGATGCGCAGGGACGCGCGTACGGCATGCTGATGCAACTGACGCATGCCGAGCTCGAGCAACTGTACGCGGAAGCCAGCGTCCGCATGTACCGGCCGGAAGCGGTGATCGCCGAACTCAGCGACGGCTCCCGAACCGCGGCGCTGTGCTTCAATCTGCCAGCCGCACCGAGCCCCGAAGAGGCGAACCCCGAGTACGCCGCGAAGCTGCGCGACCTCGCGCGTCGGCCGGGCTTCCCCTCGGACTATGTGGAGAACATCCGGTAGACAAGAGGGGACGGCGGGCTGTTTAGTGCCGCAAGGAACAGGTAGACGGGCGTTCCTAAAGTAGCGGGATAACCGCGGAAACGGGCATCGCGGGCGGGCTGGGTCTCATCCAAGCAGGCGGGCGGGAACTTCCTGCTCTGTCCTGTAGTCTAATAGGGTTAGCAGGTCGCGGCCGGGTGAGGCAGCGGCCGAAGCAGTGCCGGAAGGCGCCGGCGGGCACAACGGATCCGCGCCGGCGGGAGCGGCAAAGTGGGCGATATCGCAAGCGCGCTGAGTGGCCGCGCAGAAGAAGTGGCCATTGTGGCCGGGCTGAAGTCCGGCTCCGAAGAGGCCTACGAGTGGCTGATCGCCCGCTTCCATCAGCCCATCTACAGCCTGGTGTACCGCATTGTGCACGACCCGGCAGACGCCGCCGACACCACGCAGGAAGTCTTCCTGAAGGTGTTCCGCGGCATCCACTCGTTCCAGGGCAACGCCAGCCTGAAGACGTGGATGTACCGCATCGCCATCCGGGAAGCGTCGAACCAGCGGCGCTGGTGGTACCGGCATAAGGGGCGCGAGACATCGATCGAGCCCGGCGCGGAGACAGGCGAATCCGGCTTCTGCGCCTGCCTGCGGGAGACGCTGGTGGACGATGCGGATTCGCCGCTCGACACGGCCATGCAGGGGGAGGTTCGGGAGCGCCTGGAGCAAGAGCTGCGGCAGTTGCCCGAGCCTTATCGCACCACCGTCATTTTGCGCGATATCGAAGAGCTTTCCTACGAAGAGATTGCGGAAGTACTGGGAGTTTCGCTGGGGACGGTGAAATCACGTTTGATGCGCGGGCGCGACGCTTTGCGAAAGCGTCTGCTGCGCTATGCCGGCGAGACGGCGCCGGAAACGAAGCGCCGCTCGGTCCGAGCCGAAGAGGATGCCGGCACGTCCGCCGGCGAGGCCATCGAGGTTACGCCATGAAGTGCAAACAGGCCCGTTCGCTGTTCTCTCCCTGCCTGGACGGCGTGGTGACCGGGGCCGAGATGCTGGCCGTGGAGCGCCACCTGGAGGAGTGCCCGTCCTGCCGCGTGGAGTATCGCCAGTTGACCCGCACCCAGGCGCTGGTGCATGCCCTGGGGCCGCGGCGCGCGCCCGAGGCGCTGGCGCTGCAGTTGCGCGTCGCCCTTTCCCGGCGCTCCGCCGACACGTTGAGCCGCCGCCTGGCCGCCGGTATGGTGCGGTTGGAGAACGCCATCAACGGCTTCCTGCTACCCGCCACGGCGGGGCTGGTCAGCACGGTGATCCTGTTCGGGCTGCTGCTGGGCATCTACCCGGTACCGGCACAGGCGGGCGCCGACGATGTCCCCACGCTGCTGTACCTGCCGCCGCAACTGGAAGGGTCGCCCTTCGCCGCCGGCCTCAGTTCGCTGAACAACGCCGATGCGCTGGTGGTGGAGACCTACGTGGACGCCAACGGCCGGGTGCAGGACTATCGCATCCTCGCAGGTCCGGAGCAGGACGAGAAGTTGCGCACACAGCTCAGTAACGCGCTGATCTTCACCACCTTCCGCCCGGCCATGTCGTTTGGGCGGCCCACCGCGGGGCGCGTAGTGCTCTCCTTCTCCAAGGTGTCGGTGAAGGGATAAGGATTCGCGGTCTGCCACTTGAACGAAGTCGCAGGTCGGCGCCCGCGCAGCGGAATTGACCGGCGCGGGAGTGCTCCCGTACACTTGACTCTCCGAATCTCCCACCCCAGGATCAACTTGCAGGAGGCGGTGCTGCGGTTTTTCCCCCGGTTCGTGATGCTGGCGGGCCTGTGCGGCGTGCTTGCGCTGCCGTGTGGCGCGCAGACCACTTCCAAGGTGACCCTCGACACCAGCGAGACGCTGTTCAGCGTGCTGGCCGGAATCAACGCCTGCGGCTACGACCAGGAACTCGCGACTTCCGACCCGCTGCGGCTGAAGATCCGCGCGGAGATAGCCAACGCCATCACCGCCACGCCGGAGGCTGCGGCCGCCCACCGGCGGGTCTGCGATTTCTACCGCGACCACCAGCAGCCGGACGCCGCGCGCACGCTTTCCCAGTACGTGTCGCTGGCCCTGTACCTGGATGGCCCGCCGGAGTTTGCGCCCAACGCCAAGGAAGCCGACTTCCCGCCCGACGCCGCATACGTGCTCGGCCTGGCGCCCCTGCTGAAGCTCTTCTACAGTGAGGCCAACCTGGGCGCTATCTGGAGGAAGCATCAGCCGGAGTATGAGAGCTTCATCGAGGCCTACCACGAGCCGGTTTCCCGCATGCTGCTGGAAACGGACGTGTACCTGAAGCTGCAGTTCGCCGGCTACCTGGGACGCCGCTTCGTGGTGTATCTGGACCCGCTGGCCGCGCCCAGCCAGGTGAACGCGCGCAACTACGGCCCTCATTACTTCGTGGTCATTTCGCCGGCCGGGCCGCCGCGCATGCAGCAGGTCCGGCACACCTACCTGCACTACG encodes the following:
- a CDS encoding gamma-glutamylcyclotransferase family protein: MDTPRRIEVFFYGLFMDVELLRGKGAEPQKLRAGSVPGYSLRIGQRATLAPDAQGRAYGMLMQLTHAELEQLYAEASVRMYRPEAVIAELSDGSRTAALCFNLPAAPSPEEANPEYAAKLRDLARRPGFPSDYVENIR
- a CDS encoding sigma-70 family RNA polymerase sigma factor; the encoded protein is MGDIASALSGRAEEVAIVAGLKSGSEEAYEWLIARFHQPIYSLVYRIVHDPADAADTTQEVFLKVFRGIHSFQGNASLKTWMYRIAIREASNQRRWWYRHKGRETSIEPGAETGESGFCACLRETLVDDADSPLDTAMQGEVRERLEQELRQLPEPYRTTVILRDIEELSYEEIAEVLGVSLGTVKSRLMRGRDALRKRLLRYAGETAPETKRRSVRAEEDAGTSAGEAIEVTP
- a CDS encoding anti-sigma factor, whose amino-acid sequence is MKCKQARSLFSPCLDGVVTGAEMLAVERHLEECPSCRVEYRQLTRTQALVHALGPRRAPEALALQLRVALSRRSADTLSRRLAAGMVRLENAINGFLLPATAGLVSTVILFGLLLGIYPVPAQAGADDVPTLLYLPPQLEGSPFAAGLSSLNNADALVVETYVDANGRVQDYRILAGPEQDEKLRTQLSNALIFTTFRPAMSFGRPTAGRVVLSFSKVSVKG